A region from the Lycium barbarum isolate Lr01 chromosome 8, ASM1917538v2, whole genome shotgun sequence genome encodes:
- the LOC132608311 gene encoding uncharacterized protein LOC132608311 — MSENPNCSVYVGHLDERVSDCVLYNILIQAGHVINLYIPHDKETDKPKGFAFVKYETEEIANYAVKLFSGLVTLYNRTLIFSISGQHKPSNNLNILSRSRPHLAVPYNNDKEFSANTVRLSTSCQFLNYQTNGFRSDYDGNNYDYGRRVFGVASDNIDLNSWSYRAHSRLGQYNTRV; from the coding sequence ATGAGTGAGAACCCTAATTGCAGTGTTTATGTGGGACATTTAGATGAAAGAGTAAGCGATTGTGTGCTATATAATATTCTAATTCAAGCAGGTCATGTTATTAACTTGTACATTCCTCATGATAAGGAAACTGATAAACCTAAAGGTTTTGCCTTCGTTAAATATGAGACAGAAGAAATTGCAAATTATGCTGTGAAGCTTTTTTCTGGTTTGGTAACGCTCTACAATAGAACATTAATATTTTCTATTTCTGGGCAACACAAGCCCTCTAATAACTTAAATATTCTCTCTAGGTCAAGGCCTCATCTTGCAGTACCTTATAATAATGATAAGGAATTTTCAGCAAATACCGTGAGGTTGTCAACTTCATGCCAGTTTTTAAATTACCAAACTAATGGATTTAGATCAGATTATGATGGCAATAATTATGATTACGGTCGAAGAGTGTTTGGGGTTGCTTCGGATAATATAGATTTGAACTCGTGGAGTTATAGGGCGCACTCTAGGTTGGGCCAATATAATACCCGTGTGTAA
- the LOC132607214 gene encoding protein SMAX1-LIKE 3-like has protein sequence MRTGGCTIQQALTIEATSVVKQAVTLAKRRGHAQVTPLHVASNMLSSSNGIFKTACLQSHSHPLQCKALELCFNVALNRLPASSSSPMLLGQQYHHHHHHHSQYPSISNALVAAFKRAQAHQRRGSIENQQQPLLAVKIELEQLIISILDDPSVSRVMREAGFDSTQVKTNVEQVVSLELCSQNNPSPKPKENSKISPFPIKHEDVMSVVESLMNKRRRNIVMVSECVDNLEGVIKGVMNKIENRDVPDDLKEIKFISLPLSTFGNIQREEVDQRIGELTCLIKSLVAKGVVLYLGDLKWIADYRANYGERRIISYYCSVEHMIMEIGRLVCSFGEIEKFWLVGIATFQTYMRCKSGNNSLESVWGLHPVTVPGGSLGLSLNPDSDTQIELRSKTSEGEFSCGEEKQLTCYCNSESTLSNIPSWLKDERQKKYYTTSNNHHDQNCVSVKDLHKKWNSTTCNLPFWANRKTCETISSTPNSASNSSDLIIEMDCSVPKFKEFNSENLNILSNALEVIVPWQKEIIIQEIAATILQCRSRMIRRKEKSLTNEGKEETWLFFQGPDVHAKEKIARELANIVFGSYSNFVSIAMSNFCSNLRNKRSRDEQFWSYVDKFAQAISSNSHCVFYLEDLEEIDYSSLRGIKKAIERGSVTNLNGEEVSLDDAIIILSCENFGSKSRACSPNVKQKCDETTSPCVSLDLNLSIDDQYGSGEDLSIDDDIGILQSVDKCICFQNSRTIVE, from the exons ATGAGAACAGGAGGCTGCACGATACAACAAGCTCTAACAATAGAAGCAACAAGTGTTGTCAAACAAGCTGTTACACTTGCGAAACGGCGCGGCCATGCCCAAGTAACACCCCTCCATGTAGCAAGCAACATGCTCTCTTCTTCAAATGGCATATTCAAAACAGCTTGCCTTCAATCTCATTCTCATCCTCTCCAATGCAAAGCCCTAGAGCTTTGCTTCAACGTGGCACTCAATCGTCTTCCTGCTTCGTCTTCTAGTCCCATGTTATTGggccaacaatatcatcatcatcatcatcatcattctcaGTATCCTTCCATCTCTAACGCGCTTGTTGCTGCCTTCAAGCGAGCCCAAGCCCACCAAAGGCGGGGCTCGATTGAGAATCAGCAACAACCTCTTTTAGCTGTAAAAATAGAACTTGAACAACTTATCATTTCTATTTTAGATGATCCTAGTGTTAGTAGAGTCATGAGGGAAGCTGGTTTTGATAGTACTCAAGTTAAAACCAATGTTGAACAAGTTGTTTCTTTAGAACTTTGCTCTCAGAATAATCCTTCTCCTAAGCCTAAAGAAAATAGTAAAATAAGTCCGTTTCCAATTAAACATGAGGATGTGATGAGTGTAGTGGAAAGTTTAATGAACAAAAGAAGGAGAAATATTGTGATGGTTAGTGAATGTGTTGATAATTTAGAAGGTGTGATTAAAGGGGTGATGAATAAAATTGAAAATAGAGATGTGCCTGATGATTTGAAGGAAATTAAGTTCATAAGCTTACCACTTTCAACTTTTGGTAATATCCAAAGAGAAGAAGTTGACCAGAGAATAGGAGAGTTGACTTGTCTTATTAAGAGTTTAGTAGCAAAAGGAGTTGTTTTGTACTTAGGTGATCTTAAATGGATCGCTGATTATAGAGCTAATTATGGGGAAAGGAGAATTATTAGCTACTATTGTTCTGTGGAGCACATGATTATGGAAATTGGGAGATTGGTATGTAGTTTTGGTGAAATTGAGAAATTTTGGCTAGTGGGAATTGCAACATTTCAAACTTACATGAGATGCAAAAGTGGTAACAATTCATTGGAATCTGTTTGGGGCCTGCATCCTGTTACCGTACCTGGTGGAAGTTTGGGCCTCAGTCTCAACCCTGACAG TGATACACAAATTGAACTTAGAAGTAAGACATCTGAAGGTGAATTCTCATGTGGAGAGGAAAAGCAACTGACTTGCTATTGTAACAGTGAATCTACATTGTCAAATATACCTTCATGGCTTAAAGATGAGAGGCAAAAAAAATACTATACTACTTCAAATAATCATCATGATCAG AACTGTGTATCAGTCAAAGATCTGCACAAGAAGTGGAATAGTACAACATGCAATTTGCCATTTTGGGCCAATAGAAAAACATGTGAGACAATTTCAAGTACCCCTAATTCTGCATCTAATTCAAGTGATTTGATCATTGAGATGGACTGTTCTGTTCCAAAGTTCAAAGAGTTCAATTCTGAAAACTTGAACATTTTATCCAATGCATTGGAAGTAATTGTCCCATGGCAAAAGGAAATTATTATTCAAGAAATTGCTGCAACAATATTGCAATGCAGGTCCAGAATgataagaagaaaagaaaaatctttAACTAATGAGGGAAAAGAAGAAACTTGGCTATTTTTCCAAGGTCCTGATGTTCATGCCAAGGAGAAAATTGCTAGAGAATTGGCCAATATTGTGTTTGGATCATACTCGAATTTCGTGTCGATTGCTATGAGCAATTTTTGTTCTAATTTAAGGAACAAAAGGTCAAGAGATGAACAGTTTTGGAGCTACGTTGATAAATTTGCTCAAGCAATTTCTTCTAATTCTCATTGTGTTTTCTACTTAGAGGATTTGGAGGAAATTGACTATTCTTCTCTAAGGGGAATCAAGAAGGCTATTGAAAGAGGATCAGTTACTAATTTAAACGGTGAAGAAGTGAGTCTTGATGATGCTATTATTATTTTGAGTTGTGAGAATTTTGGTTCTAAGTCAAGAGCTTGTTCACCTAATGTGAAGCAAAAATGTGACGAAACTACAAGTCCTTGTGTTTCTTTGGATTTGAATCTCTCTATTGATGATCAATATGGGAGTGGTGAAGATTTGTCaattgatgatgatattgggaTTCTTCAAAGTGTTGACAAATGCATTTGTTTCCAAAATTCAAGAACTATAGTAGAATAG